The Planctomycetota bacterium sequence CGTCGGAAATCGAAAAGGGCGCCAGCGCGATCCGGGCCTTGACCGCCTTCTGACGAAGCTCCTCCCCAAGCTTAATCTTCAGATCCTCGTAGTGCGCCCGGGCCCCTTCCGCGGGCTTGCGGAACCGCTCGGCGGGGCGGAACGCCGTGTCGGCCACGAGCGCCGCCAGGACCTTGCGGCCCTGCTCGCGCTCCGCCCGCGCCAGGCGCAGCGTCTCCTCCGACGGCACCCCCTGGGCCGCGCGCGCCTCGAGATCCCTCCGCTCGCGCTCGCGCCGCGCGGCCGCCGCCCGCGCCCCGTCCCGCAGCGGTGCCAGGACGAACGCGTTATAGAGAATCACCGCCAGCACGGCTCCCGCCGTGGCCACGAGAAACGTCCGGTTCTCCTTCCAGAAGTAATCCATGCGTCACTCGAACTGCACGAGGATCTCGAACGCCCGCCAGCCGGCCTTCTCGCCGGCCCGCTGGGACTGGATCGACGCCTTCACGCCCCGGGGCGGATCGGCGAGCTGGTCGCGCAGCGCGCGCAGCGCCTCCCGCGCCCCGCCGCGGATGTTCTCGTCCACCTCCCCCGCCACCACGATCGACTTCGGCGGCGCCGGCCAGCGCAGCACCCCGCGCTCCAGTCCGTCCACCACGTCCTCCTCGGCGAACGGCTCCGCGTGGCCCTTGACCCGGATCTCGCGGCCTCCAAGATCCCCTTCCAAATCCCCGACCACGAGCCCCCGCTGGCGGGAAAGAAACGCCACCCGGACCCGCTCCGCCGTCGCCAGGAACCGGTCGTCCCGCCGCGCCGGCGGCTCTCCCAGCCGGATCTCCTGAACGGTCATTCCGGCCGGAAGCGCCCGCCGGAGCCGCGCCACGAGGTCGAGGACCACCCGTCCGCCCGCCACGGGTCCGCCCAGGGCCTCGAGCCGGGCGGCCAGGTCCCGCTGATCGCTCCGCAGGGTCTCCATCTCCTCCATCCGCTTGCGGATATCCGCCGTCCGGGCCTGGAAGGCCGCCAGCGCCGATTCCTCCGCGCCCTTCCGGAAGGCCGCCAGCGCCGTGGCCACGCCCAGCGACACGGCCAGCGCCGCCCCGCCCACGGCCAGCCAGAAGGTGGAACGGAAAAAGTTCCGGCGCCGCTTCAGGCGATCCGGAAGGATCGAAAGCGTCGCGGCCGCCAGCGCCGGCGGCGGAGAGCCGATCTGCCCCAGACCCAGCGCCACCGCCATGTCCGTCGGCAGCCGCCGGAATTCCTCCAGATCCGGCCCCTCCAGCCCCGAAAGATCGAGCTTCGCGAAAGGATCCAGGAACTCGACCGGCACCTTGAGCGCCCCCGAAAGGTACCCCGACAGCCCCCGGAGCCGGGCCCCTCCGCCCGAAAGGAGCACCTTGTCCACCGCGAAATCGCGCTCGTTGAGCTGAAGCCGGGCGTGCTGAATCGACGAGGAAACCACCCCCGCGAGCTGGCCGGCCGCCGCCCGGACGGGCGCGCGAAGCTGATCCTCCTTCTCCTCGTCGGCGTTCGGGCCGGGCGGGCCGAGGTTCGCGTGAGCCGCCTTCAGGCGCTCCGCCTCTTCGAGCGAAACCCCCAGCGAGGCGGCGATCTGCTGATCGAAAATCCTCGCCCCAGAGGAGACGTTCCGGGCGAAAAGGAGCCTCCCGCCGCGCACGAAGGCCAGGTCCATCGCGTCGGAGCCCAAGTCAAGGAGCAGGACGGTCCCGCCCTCGGGCTCGCAGGCGTTCCGATACGCCGCGTACAGGGCGAAGGCGTTCGGCACCGCGTCCCGGACGTCCACGCCCGCGCGCCGCGCCAGCTCGATCCGCTCGTCCACGTAGGCGCTCTTGGCCAGGCCCACGAGCGCGAGGTACTGCGGGAAATACGCGTCCGGCTCGCGCAGCGTGCAGTAGTCCACGTAGAGCCCGCCGCCCTCCCCGCGCCGCTGCTCCAGCTCGTAGCCCATCATGACGCGATAGTTGAGCGGCTTCATGGCCGGCTGCAGCACGAGCTGGAGATTGAGGTCCCGCCCGGAGAGCCCCACCACGCCCGGCCGGGATCCGTTGCGCGGCCCAAGCGCCTCGTAGAGAAGGCGGGGGAGCGCGGCCTTCGCCTCGGCGCCGGCGTCCTCCGGGCGGGGAGCGCGCCGGCGCGCCGCCGCCACGACCTTGTAGCCGCGCACGGTGCGCCGCACCGCGGCCACCTTCAGGGCCGTCGATCCGATGTCGATCCCGTAAGGCATAACCGACCGTCCGATCCGCTGGCGGAAACGCGCCTCAGGGCCTCAACGTTCCCAGGAGCGTCCGCGCCTCCGAGGCCGCCTCCGACTGAGGATACGCCGCCAACAGCGCCTGAAGCATCTGCCGGGCCAGGAACCCCTGTCCGGCCCCGGCGCAGGCCCGCGCCCGCTCCAGAATCCGCCGCGCCCGTTCCGACTCGGCGTCGGGAGCCGAAGCGGCTTCCGCGCGCAGGCTTTCCCGGAGCGCCTCCGCGGAGCCCTCCAGACCGCCCCCTCCCCATTCCCGCGCGAAGCGCTCCAGCGCCTCGATCGCGCGCGTCAGATCTTCGGGACGACGGGAGAGGCGCGCTTCGAAGGCCCGAGCCCGCACCTCCAGCCACTCCTGCCGCTGGCTGTCCTCGAGGCTCTTGAGTTCCGCTTCCATCCGGTCCC is a genomic window containing:
- the pilM gene encoding pilus assembly protein PilM; this translates as MPYGIDIGSTALKVAAVRRTVRGYKVVAAARRRAPRPEDAGAEAKAALPRLLYEALGPRNGSRPGVVGLSGRDLNLQLVLQPAMKPLNYRVMMGYELEQRRGEGGGLYVDYCTLREPDAYFPQYLALVGLAKSAYVDERIELARRAGVDVRDAVPNAFALYAAYRNACEPEGGTVLLLDLGSDAMDLAFVRGGRLLFARNVSSGARIFDQQIAASLGVSLEEAERLKAAHANLGPPGPNADEEKEDQLRAPVRAAAGQLAGVVSSSIQHARLQLNERDFAVDKVLLSGGGARLRGLSGYLSGALKVPVEFLDPFAKLDLSGLEGPDLEEFRRLPTDMAVALGLGQIGSPPPALAAATLSILPDRLKRRRNFFRSTFWLAVGGAALAVSLGVATALAAFRKGAEESALAAFQARTADIRKRMEEMETLRSDQRDLAARLEALGGPVAGGRVVLDLVARLRRALPAGMTVQEIRLGEPPARRDDRFLATAERVRVAFLSRQRGLVVGDLEGDLGGREIRVKGHAEPFAEEDVVDGLERGVLRWPAPPKSIVVAGEVDENIRGGAREALRALRDQLADPPRGVKASIQSQRAGEKAGWRAFEILVQFE